The Sceloporus undulatus isolate JIND9_A2432 ecotype Alabama chromosome 7, SceUnd_v1.1, whole genome shotgun sequence genome segment GAAATGGACCACTCATATGATAACAACTACAGTATACTACAACCACGTTCATTACATGACTCCCTTGAGAAGCCTCCCAAAAAATGCATAGTTGGTGCTTATTAAACAGACTTTCATGTCTCATCAGCTGCAACTGCTTTTAAACCATCCAGGAATTCAACCATTGAGGAATAATTGTACTCATTACAATATAAAGCAAATGTTCCTGTTACTCCACCTGCTCCCTGGACCAAACACAATTCTTTGGCTGGCACTGCAAGTGAAGGATAAATGGTAGGAAACAAGCACTGTCTTCTCCCAATGTTATTCATCCACAGACTGTGTTCAACATCTGAGCCCTGATTCATCTTCCACTCTTTGGAGGTATATTCAGTGGTAGCATGCCGCAGGGTCTTTGGCATAGTGGCATCCAGATTGCAGCACTTCCTCCCAAACgatatgcctctgaggaagtagacttaagtctacgaaagctcatgttgccaacttctttctttcaagttagtctcaaaggtgctacaagatcgcactacatacagactaacacagctatatctttgaatcctccCAAAAGAGTTTTGGTTGAATCTTCCTCTCTCAAATTTCAGGAAGAAGGCAAAGAATCCCCAGATTCTACTCTTCCAGGCCATAGGAAAAGAGatgtaaaaatgcaaaaagatACAGAGGGAATGAATATTTTGCTTAAACAGCTTTTACGAGAGCAATAAACTGTCAAGTACTTCCTTTCGAAATTAAACACAGGAGGAAAATTCCCAGACTCTTCAAGAAGGGTTTCTTCACACAAATGGCAGCAAACTGCCTGGGATGGCCAATGAATGATCATTCATGTTCCCCTTTGAACAAAAGGAAATCTGTTGAGAGGGGGaaacagagttctctgatagagaaggctaaatgtttcacagaacttcagtgcccagaattccctggcattgaacTAGggcttttaaagtggtgtcaaactgaattatttctgcaggtaaATCCCAATTTTATCACTTGCTTTCCAATCTGTCCTCAAAAGAAATCAAGCTGATATCAAACCATAATATAATCTCAAGGCATACCTTCTGGTAGCTGGATTTTCGCCGATAGTGACTCCACTGAGGTTTCCTGCGAAGGCGCACAGGGCTTCCTCcattgctactgctgctgctgctgctagtgtTGGATGTGCTGCCATCCTCAACAGCATCATTGAGCGGCACACCGGCCTGACGGAGAACTACGAAGTTGACTCTTGCTTCACTAATCTgcacaaaaaggcaaacaaatgaagCTTAAAATGGAAATTTCAAAACAGGCAACTTCCAATTAATATACACCCAGAGTTTCAAAGCTCCTGGAGGGTGACTGGAAaaattttaatatgtatgctGAAACTATTCTGACGCTTTTCAAGTTATTTTGCCACTGGGCAAAAAAaacaaggaaggggggggggggggggaggaaccccCCTTTCTAGTCCCCCACATCAGGTTACTTAAGAAGCACTGAGCCACACCATAGTTACCTGGATTATCTGCGCAGCTGCTTCCGGCGTTCCCTGACGGAGGTCCTGGCCATTGATAGAAAGAACTTTATCATTCTGCTTCAGTTTCCCATTTTTGGAGGCCAATCCTCCATCTAGCAGATCTAGAATAAAAATCCCAGGCTCATCTGTTTTCCTGATCAGTTTGATGCCAAGAGGCTCAGAGCGGTCTCTCTTTAGAAGGGTAACGTGGATCACCTCCTGGCTGATCGTCGGGCCAGAATCTGGGTGCCCTGTCCTGCCGATAAATCCTTTCTCTTGCAACACTATGAGGTGGAGCACAGCACAGGGCTGGCGGAGCAAGGAGACTGCCTGGAAGTGAGTCACGCTGCTAATGTTGACACCATTTATCttggaaaagaacaaaaacaaaccagcaaTCAGAAGTACGTTTAGTGCATAGTATTTGTTGCCACCTTTCTCTAATGCAAGGCAACTATATGGAAGACAGGCCCAATTCCCCTCCTGATAAATCCTCCCCAGTAAGCTGCACCCCACTAGAGCAAGCCCAAATActtcttttcctctgcagtccctctcaaaatggcaacaggaagtgatCTCCATTTTAAGAGGGAATAAtgaggaaaatggaagtatttggAAATAAAACAGGATTCTGAAATTCTTGCAGAAATAGGGgtgttttcactttttttttttcatatgccTGGGGTGCTTTCTGCATGGTTTTGGGGCAAACGTTGCCTGAAAAGCATGctgaaccattttttaaaaggggggggggggcttcagggcCACAAAAGTGGGGTCTAGGGGCTGCATGTGACCCACGGGCCACAATTTGCTCACCCCTGCTTTAGtggagggatgggaatcatgtggtcctccagacgtTAGGATTGTCTCAATCCATATTTTCATACATCTCTAATTTTTAATATTAGAGATGTACTAGTTATGGTGTGCCCTCTCTCTTCTCCTGACATCCTTCCAAAATTTGTGTCTGATAAATCAAATTAATCTTTTGCATTTTAATGGCACCCCATCAAATTGGTTAATGTCACCCCAGACCTCTTCATTATCACACACTTACCTCCAGGATATGGTCTCCGGGTGCTATTTTTCCATCTGCAGCAACAACTGAATCTGGAAGAACTTCTTGGACAACGATGTTGCCAAGAGGTGTATCTTTACCCCCAACTATCCGCATCCCAAGTTCTTCCTCAGGATCATCTCGATGAATTTCAATTGCATTTGTCTCCGCTATAAGACTAGTTCTTTGGGGTAAATCTGATATGAAAAGAGGAAGCAGAAGCAACTCAGGTCCTGCATTCTTAAAGTGCTAGAGGACATCAGTTATTATTACACTGCTGAACACAGAAATCATCTTGAGAAAGAAATGTTACCTTCTTCACTCTCATCGAAGGCTGGATTAACCATACCAGGTTCTGGTGTCTCCAGAGATATCACAGCAGCTCCTGAGCTACCAGCCGCTGGGGATGACACTCCATTTGATATTTCGGGATCTTTCAGAGTATTTGCTTCCAGACGGGACAGAGAGTCTCCCTTCAGCTTAGAGCGAgggttctttttcctttccaactGAGCTTTGTACTTCTTGAAACCAGGACACCTGCGTGAGAAGTCAAAAAGAATATCTGAAATACTTGCTCCACAGCACATTTAGCTATATCTGAGTACTTAGTGAGATACTACAAGTACTCTCAGAGTCAAATTGGTCAACATGACTATCAAGTTTTTAGAAGAGGTGCTCCCTCAAACACTGACAAATTTTTGCTTGCCACAGCATGTGATTTTCCTCATTTAGGTATCTTGTATTTAGCATGCCTTCATTTGTGATTGATCACTGGAAGGCTAACACAGGCTTGATTTGCAAGTTTAATTGGTAAGACACCCATTTTTGAGGAAATCCACTGTGGAAGGATAAAAACCCAGTCGCTCGCAAGGCATGCACATTCCCTCTAATGTTCAGTTTATTCTCAGCCATGCAGCTTCTACATTTGGACTGGCAGTGTGGGAGTATTTAACTTTCTCatgccagcttggtgtagtggtttgagagttggactacgatCTTGGCGACCAGGGTTCAAtgtcccgctcagccatggaaacccatttggtgaccctgggcaagtcacatgctcttaaaccccccaaaaccctgtcctcataagttggaaacaacctgaaggcacacaacaacatgcgCAATGCAAACTCCACTGTTAACTATAATAAAGTGATTAGTTTAATAAATGGAGGAACAGAGAAAGGGGAAATCCATATTAAAGTATTTGCTAATTGTTGTTTACAATGTATGCCTCTCTCTATTGCATACACAAGCACTGGCATCTGAAAAGGGCTAAAAGAGAATGGATACAAATACAAGTTAAGCATTACAGCTAAGGGGTATTTTAGGAGGCAAAAGGGATGCagcacagggaatcctggaagcAAAaaccaatggataccaaggtcccactgcaAAATAAAATTCTTATTCACTGACAGAGAGACAAGGGAACCACAGAATAGAATACAAGCatattttttcccttctgttgGGTCATCAACATATTATACACACCTGTTCTGTAAGTGAGCCTCAAGCTCGCACCGTTGCATAGTTTGCTTGCAGTCATCTTGAAAAGGGCAAAGGACAATGAGCTTGTCCAGCAGATTCCTCACTAAAAGGCTAGATTTCCGGCAATGCTGGAAAGACAGCTTTTTCCGATCCATAGGACAGAAGCTGTACTCTTGCATGAAGTTTTCGAGGCACTTAAAACAGTATGTGTGTCCACAAGGCGTGTCCATGGGCTGGAGCAAGGGCTGAAGGCAAATGTGGCAAGTCAGGTCATCATCCACTTCATCCTGAAAGTTGTAAAGGTGGTTGTCTGGCAAAGAGTGCGGCTGCCCACATTCGCCACAAAGCTCTCGGACTTTGGGAACTGGCTCTTCCCCCGTCGACTTAGCCATGGCGTCCAACATCTGGTGCATTTACATCCGCGGAAGGACCAATCCTTTGGTGGTACCAAAGATACAGGATTGCTAGAAGGAAGAGGAGAcataaattatttcatttattgaaATGTTCACTGATCAGTAAAAGTAGTATCTGCTGACTGGCACAAATCCCGTCTCCAGGGGAAAGAGGTCGGTTTGCACTTccacagaggaaggaactgacaaaccatctctgaatattccttccctaagaaaaccctcagaaagtcatacacacatacaatacaCTCAAGTTTAGAATGTTTCGGTATGTTAGTACTTACCTGAAACATTTGTTTGTAAAGCCATTCAAAATCCCTTCCAACTAATCCAGTTTCCCTCCCAGACTGATGTCACTCGGTACATTTATGTCAATTGTGGAGCCTGCAATCCAATTCAAGACTTATTTTAAACCTACTGACAGATTTATTGCTTGACAATGACAAAGACGTCTGAGAAGGGATGCTTATTAGCCTGGCAATTTTGCAACTGTCGTCTGTAGTATAAACAGACACATCGGGTTGCTTAAGTTTGGAATACTATCCAAATTGTTTCCCAAAACAATTGCTCAAAGAGACTAAGAAGGCTAAAAAGTCAACTCCCGTCGCTGGGATTGGTGTGTGCTAACTAACACTCATTTGTTGACATTCTTGGAGATGCTACTTGTCAAGAGCTTACTCACCTAACCTCTTATAAGATACATTTTTCTATCTCCTTGACTGagattgaaacatctctctccttttcactttgatagtattgttttaattgttatccACTTTGATATTTTACTGtactatattgttgtttttatggttgtaatttgcatttgtatactgtatattgataccggactgtaatcccaccgggaaaatataaataaaacatttattattattattattattattattagtagtagtagtagtagtagtataaaaCCATCAACAAAAAACATCGAAGTGTACAACTGCATTTGCGCAGCTTTATTTTACAGTTTTAGCCTGGATCGGTTCATAATGACCAAGTAAGGTTTCGTCAAAAGCTAACATTTCCCACATGTTTGTGAGGATCCAGGTCCACACATGAATTCTCCAAACTTCCagcttttgttcattttgttaatATTGTATGAGACATGAGAACTGGGGTTTTGGAGTACTGATAAGAATTTAACATCGCTTTAAACTCGTAACTCCAAGCCAAGCAAATCTTCCCAACAAGTCTCCTCCTTTTGCCACCCAGCCTCTTGCCGAAAAAATATTCCTTAGCccatattctgtgctgaaaagTGTATATAATGTGTTAAATTCTATGCCTCAAATTCAGAGGGAGTGCAGAGAGGAAAGGACTTTGACAACACAATTTCAATGTAGGTTTCAGTTCTCGCTtccaaagacaaagaagaaaggagaCATAGTAATACTTTAAATAAACCCAAAGGTCTTCAATTATTGCTGTTTTTGGATCAGCCCTCGAATTGCTGCTCAAGTATCAGATCTATAATTCTAGCATATCAAGGCTATTTAGAGCATAACCGCAGAGCTGTCAAATTTCTAGTATCCAAGAAAGGGCTGAACGTACCTCCTAGTATTTTgctttccaaaatgcaaaaggaagCTGCTGGAGACGGTTGGAAACCCAGACCTGACCTTAGTGATGAAAGGGGAATCCACACCTGTCTGCATGAGGGGAAGAGATCTTCTAAAGATGGCAAGCTTGAACTAGCCTGCTGTATCATCAGCCACAGCCAGAAAGCAGAAATTCTGTGTATGCCGAATTATGAAAAGGTTTACTCAATGGGAGCCACTGTCCCATTTCAGGCAGGGGCCGGGCATCTCTAATGGCAAGCTCCACACAACCCAAAGGGCCTGTATGGACGGTCCAAAAAGCCCATGTTCCTCTGGCCTTGTGTCGTcttgtccagatgatgcaggccagTACTGACCAGTCTGGCCATTGATTTGGCAGTCCTGGATTAATCCCAGCCCAAAGGGGCCTTAATCCAGTCCAAAAAACACGGCTGTTTGCCACCAAGTTTCCAGGAACCTCTGCAGCGACAGCCAGCAGACCAGACAGCCTCACACAACCCTTACTTGTGTGAGATACATACTAAGATGCATTATAAGTCCCTACAGCGCACTGATGAAGCACAATACGGCCAGCTTTTATTCCCTCTAAATCATCTTTACTTCTGAACCTGTCAACAATACAGAAACATGAAGCGTGCTTGGCAATAAGTCAACACAAACTGTTAGTGAAGAAACATATTTTGCAACTACTCTGACCTGACTGCATCTCCATCCTACACTGTGATGCCAAAAGCAGATAGGAAGGCTATTCATACATTTTTAGCGTAAAACAAGACAGGATCTATGGAAAGCGTGCCATGCATCAGGCCAGCTTGACAAGTAATTTTTCAACGGTTTTATAAGGACATTTCAAATGTGAAGAGATCCCCAACGAACTTTCGCCTGAAGAGCCATTTCCCCAATGTCAATGGATGCTCCCAACACCAGTGAGCTCTGGCAGGGGACAAAATGGCAGACAGAAACATTGTGATTGGTCCAAAACAGTTCAGAGCAGCCTTTTCATTTACcgcatatacttgactataagttgacctcatgtataagtcaaggacagattCTGGGGCCAGatatatggattttgatacgatccatggataagtcgggggTAAAATTTAGCTGCActaaacaaaggatgtaaaggaattcaaaaaggtcagaagtggtaCCGCAGCAAAGAAAATAGAGGGAGGTCATGGTCTCTTAGATGTTCCTGGGATGGACTATGCtttcaccttttgccactctgtccaaagaagaggatggttcctttttcaataggagtcaaagtacagtacttacactgacctatGGGTAGTTCGACCCAggcttttggggtcaattttttgactatagtttctagacctatacatgagtatataaagtagATGCCCTCTCCAATGTAATTTTGCTATTGGGCATTTGGAGACATTTCAAAAGTGCCCCCCTGCAATGAATTACTTTATCTCCCTTCAGGTTTAATCAATGTTCCAGCAGCTGCCCCCAAAGTATCATGTGCTGACATAAAGCCTTTCCCTCTTCAATAGCTGGCTGAAATCACTTCCATTGCTTAACAACTCCTAGTAGAGAGCAACTGTATGCATTTTGTTTCAACTTGCAAGAAGGCAACAAGACACCTCTTACGCCGTATAATCCAGCTAATTGAACATTATTCATGGCAGCACTAGCAAGCCGTCTGCTCTTGTTCCAATCATGTCAAATTACAGCACTCTCATCCTTTGCTGAA includes the following:
- the LOC121936491 gene encoding ligand of Numb protein X 2-like, which produces MHQMLDAMAKSTGEEPVPKVRELCGECGQPHSLPDNHLYNFQDEVDDDLTCHICLQPLLQPMDTPCGHTYCFKCLENFMQEYSFCPMDRKKLSFQHCRKSSLLVRNLLDKLIVLCPFQDDCKQTMQRCELEAHLQNRCPGFKKYKAQLERKKNPRSKLKGDSLSRLEANTLKDPEISNGVSSPAAGSSGAAVISLETPEPGMVNPAFDESEEDLPQRTSLIAETNAIEIHRDDPEEELGMRIVGGKDTPLGNIVVQEVLPDSVVAADGKIAPGDHILEINGVNISSVTHFQAVSLLRQPCAVLHLIVLQEKGFIGRTGHPDSGPTISQEVIHVTLLKRDRSEPLGIKLIRKTDEPGIFILDLLDGGLASKNGKLKQNDKVLSINGQDLRQGTPEAAAQIIQISEARVNFVVLRQAGVPLNDAVEDGSTSNTSSSSSSSNGGSPVRLRRKPQWSHYRRKSSYQKALPQGYSNQEKTVTIKKEPKESLGITIGGGRDAKNKLPIYVTSVQPVGCLFRDGRIRKGDILLSINNIDLTHLSYSEAVSALKSNAALHLVTLKALEIGIPEKVSDSPETSESRENGFGWAPLWIMWLGLPSHLHCCQDIILHKSNAESWGFSIVGGFEENKGSNPFFIKTIVPGTPAFWDRRLKCGDEIVAVNGVSAVGMSNGELIPMLKEQRNKVTLTVVSWPGSLV